GTTCAGGCTAACGCACGCGCCACGGCCGTCATGGCCGAGGTGATCTGGGTGATCTCGTCGGGAGTGCAGATGAACGGCGGCATCACATACACCAGGTTGCGGAAGGGACGCAGCCACACGCCGTGCTCCAGCGCCACCCGGGTGGCCAGGGGGACGTCCACGGGTTGCGCCATCTCGATCACGCCGATGGCGCCGAGCACCCGGACGTCGGCGACCCCGGGCAGTTCGCGTGCCGCCTCGAGGCCGTGCCGCAGGCCGGTCTCGATCTCCGCCACCCGGGCCTGCCAGTCCTGTGCGAGCAGCAGTTCGACTGCGGCCACAGACACCGCACAGGCCAGCGGGTTGGCCATGAACGTCGGGCCGTGCATCAGTGCACCCGCCTCCGACCCGCTGATCACTGTCGCGATCTCGGCGCTGCACAGCGTCGCGGCCAGGGTGACGTAGCCGCCGGTCAGCGCCTTGCCGACGCACATGATGTCGGGTGCCACACCGGCGTGGTCGGCGGCGAAGAGGGCCCCCGTGCGGCCGAATCCCGTCGCGATCTCGTCAAAGATCAACAGCACGTCGTGGCGATCGCAGATCGCCCGAAGATCGGCCACCTGACGCGGGTCGTGGAAGCGCATACCGCCGGCGCCCTGCACCACCGGTTCGACGATGACCGCCGCCAATTCGTCGACGTGGTCGACCAGCAGTTGTTCGAACTCCGTGGAGTACGCCGCCGAGTACTCCGCGGGCACGG
The DNA window shown above is from Mycolicibacterium confluentis and carries:
- a CDS encoding adenosylmethionine--8-amino-7-oxononanoate transaminase, producing the protein MAPEDISAIDAAHIWHPYSTIGEPGSMPPVVAVAAKGAWLTLVVDGQQTRVLDAMASWWTAVHGHGHPTLDEALTRQLSVMNHVMFGGLTHEPAARLAQLLVEITPAGLDTVFFSDSGSVSVEVAAKMALQYQIARGRPERHRLMTWRGGYHGDTFTPMSVCDPDGGMHSLWTPVLTPQVFAPAVPAEYSAAYSTEFEQLLVDHVDELAAVIVEPVVQGAGGMRFHDPRQVADLRAICDRHDVLLIFDEIATGFGRTGALFAADHAGVAPDIMCVGKALTGGYVTLAATLCSAEIATVISGSEAGALMHGPTFMANPLACAVSVAAVELLLAQDWQARVAEIETGLRHGLEAARELPGVADVRVLGAIGVIEMAQPVDVPLATRVALEHGVWLRPFRNLVYVMPPFICTPDEITQITSAMTAVARALA